In Miscanthus floridulus cultivar M001 chromosome 5, ASM1932011v1, whole genome shotgun sequence, one genomic interval encodes:
- the LOC136453013 gene encoding pentatricopeptide repeat-containing protein At4g21190-like — MFCLRSYWSPAFASVKEGPVRHHIKFNSVVVCGIRGPRPRYPRVWKTRKKIGTISKSQKLVECIKGLSNVKEEVYGALDSFVAWELAFPLIVVKKALKKLEDEKEWKRIIQVIKWMFNKGQGKTMGTYYTLLNALIEDGRIEEVEELFGMVFSRYMEGLPHTFFMRMISFYYSAGAYDKMFEIFADMEELGIRPDGSIIRMLGDVFQKLEMMDKYEKLKKKYPPPKWEYRYIKGKRIRMRVYPNSKTEEATKGDPDTDELEEVESIHLNNNQFEEAASSGPDRSVLDDVACGDLEYI, encoded by the exons ATGTTTTGCTTGAGGAGCTACTGGTCGCCTGCATTTGCTTCAGTAAAGGAGGGGCCTGTTCGACATCATATAAAGTTTAATTCTGTAGTG GTTTGTGGTATCAGGGGTCCAAGACCGAGATATCCCCGTGTGTGGAAAACTCGGAAGAAAATTGGGACTATTTCCAAGTCACAGAAGCTTGTCGAATGT ATTAAAGGTCTGTCTAATGTAAAGGAGGAAGTTTATGGAGCACTTGACTCATTTGTTGCATGGGAACTGGCGTTTCCCTTGATAGTAGTAAAGAAGGCACTGAAGAAACTTGAAGACGAAAAGGAATGGAAACGAATAATTCAG GTCATTAAATGGATGTTCAACAAAGGTCAAGGGAAGACAATGGGAACCTATTACACCTTGTTGAATGCTTTGATCGAGGACGGACGGATTGAGGAAGTAGAAGAGTTATTTGGAATGGTATTCTCACGATATATGGAGGGTTTGCCTCATACATTTTTCATGAGAATGATTTCTTTCTATTACAGTGCTGGAGCGTATGATAAGATGTTTGAG ATTTTTGCTGATATGGAGGAACTAGGCATAAGACCTGATGGTTCTATTATCAGGATGCTAGGTGATGTATTTCAGAAGTTAGAGATGATGGACAAATATGAAAAGTTAAAAAAGAAATACCCACCACCAAAATGGGAATATCGATACATCAAAGGCAAGCGCATCAGAATGAGAGTTTACCCCAATAGTAAAACTGAAGAGGCAACAAAAGGAGACCCTGACACTGATGAACTCGAAGAGGTGGAAAGTATACACCTTAATAATAATCaatttgaagaagcagcaagctcAGGCCCTGACAGGAGCGTATTGGATGATGTAGCTTGTGGAGACCTTGAATATATATAG